A region from the Trueperaceae bacterium genome encodes:
- a CDS encoding branched-chain amino acid ABC transporter permease gives MSGFDQFVQALVSGASVGSVYALVALGLVLLYRTTRILNFAHGDLGVAGTFVAYTLLTQLRLPFGLAFPLALVAAAVIGMLVYLLLVRPAKNQTELGLLILTLGLALALGGLDALVFGTDNKLVPTVVADRILRFGGVSLSLVSIVTSLLGVVLMLALWALLSFTKLGVAMRAVAQREDVAEAMGLPVRTVLMATWAAAAVLAAAAALLFAPTTLLNPNMMLDPLSKGFVAAVIGGMNSLPGAVVGAYILGVLELLVGLYVSLEFKASFAFLVVVLVLVLRPHGLLGRADVKRV, from the coding sequence ATGAGCGGCTTCGACCAGTTCGTGCAGGCCCTGGTCAGCGGCGCCAGCGTCGGCAGCGTCTACGCGCTCGTCGCCCTCGGCCTCGTCCTCCTCTACCGCACGACGCGCATCCTCAACTTCGCCCACGGCGACCTGGGCGTGGCCGGCACGTTCGTCGCGTACACCCTCCTCACCCAGCTCAGGCTGCCGTTCGGGCTCGCCTTCCCGCTCGCGCTCGTGGCCGCCGCCGTCATCGGGATGCTCGTCTACCTGCTCCTGGTCCGGCCAGCCAAGAACCAGACCGAGCTCGGACTCCTCATCCTGACGCTCGGCCTGGCGCTCGCGCTCGGCGGCCTCGACGCGCTCGTGTTCGGCACCGACAACAAGCTCGTGCCTACGGTCGTGGCGGACAGGATCCTCCGGTTCGGCGGCGTCTCCTTGAGCCTCGTCTCCATCGTGACGTCGCTGCTCGGCGTCGTCCTGATGCTGGCCCTCTGGGCGCTCCTCTCGTTCACTAAGCTCGGCGTCGCGATGCGCGCCGTCGCGCAGCGGGAGGACGTGGCCGAGGCGATGGGGCTGCCGGTGCGCACGGTCCTCATGGCCACGTGGGCGGCGGCGGCCGTGCTCGCCGCCGCCGCGGCGCTCCTCTTCGCCCCTACCACCCTGCTCAACCCCAACATGATGCTCGACCCCTTGAGCAAAGGGTTCGTCGCCGCCGTCATCGGCGGCATGAACTCCCTGCCCGGCGCGGTGGTCGGGGCCTACATCCTCGGGGTCCTCGAGCTGCTCGTCGGCCTGTACGTCTCGCTCGAGTTCAAGGCGTCGTTCGCCTTCCTCGTCGTGGTGCTCGTCCTGGTGCTGCGGCCCCACGGGCTGCTCGGCAGGGCGGACGTCAAGCGCGTCTGA
- a CDS encoding branched-chain amino acid ABC transporter permease: MLFRERYEHELRLVRGSQAWVIAGLAGALLLALPFLVKGYLVYNMTLFLVYALVALSLSVLVGLTGQVSLGHAGFLAAGAYVFVLATQNGFPYLLAVLAAVLVSAVLGVVIGVPALRLEGPYLAIATLGFGLAIQQILTNWRLVGASTGTLVDRPVIFGIDFYGDRAYYYLVLALAGFVTWMLFNLERSHIGRAFRATRDADLAAQMSGIGLARYKTLAFVISAAVAGLAGALYGPLVGYITPEGFNLLLSIKFLLMTVVGGLGFLPGALLGAGFITGLDLILSTFRSWSQLTFGAVVIAVMMLEPAGLYGRWLKIKQFWKSWPL, from the coding sequence GTGCTCTTCCGTGAGCGCTACGAGCACGAGCTGCGGCTCGTCAGGGGCTCCCAGGCCTGGGTGATCGCCGGACTGGCCGGCGCGCTCCTCTTGGCCCTGCCCTTCCTGGTCAAGGGCTACCTCGTGTACAACATGACGCTCTTCCTCGTGTACGCGCTCGTGGCCCTCTCGTTGTCCGTGCTCGTCGGGTTGACCGGCCAGGTGTCGCTCGGGCACGCGGGGTTCCTGGCGGCCGGAGCGTACGTCTTCGTGCTGGCTACGCAGAACGGCTTCCCATACCTCCTGGCGGTCCTAGCGGCCGTGCTCGTCTCGGCCGTCCTCGGCGTCGTGATCGGCGTGCCGGCTCTGCGGCTCGAGGGGCCCTACCTCGCCATCGCCACGCTCGGCTTCGGGCTGGCCATCCAGCAGATCCTGACCAACTGGCGCCTGGTGGGCGCCTCGACGGGCACGCTCGTCGACCGGCCCGTCATCTTCGGCATCGACTTCTACGGCGACCGCGCGTACTACTACCTCGTGCTCGCGCTGGCCGGGTTCGTCACCTGGATGCTCTTCAACCTCGAGCGCTCGCACATCGGGCGGGCGTTCAGGGCCACGCGCGACGCCGACCTCGCGGCACAGATGAGCGGCATCGGGCTGGCGCGCTACAAGACGTTGGCGTTCGTCATCTCCGCCGCCGTCGCCGGCTTGGCGGGCGCCCTCTACGGCCCGCTGGTCGGTTACATCACGCCGGAGGGCTTCAACCTGCTGCTCTCCATCAAGTTCCTCCTCATGACGGTCGTCGGTGGGCTCGGTTTCCTGCCCGGCGCGCTGTTGGGCGCCGGCTTCATCACGGGGCTCGACCTCATCCTCTCCACCTTCCGCTCCTGGTCGCAACTGACGTTCGGCGCCGTGGTCATCGCCGTCATGATGCTCGAGCCGGCGGGGCTGTACGGGCGCTGGCTCAAGATCAAGCAGTTCTGGAAGTCGTGGCCGCTATGA
- a CDS encoding long-chain fatty acid--CoA ligase, which translates to MPDTHVSAHDHAVARGAWGAPDARSVPALLRARADDPGTALRVKRLGLWEKISWAEYARRVNALARELIHLGLERGERVAILCENRPEWLIADLAVQTAGGATVGVYTTSSPEQLAYHVNHSDSVGLVLEDAEQLEKWLAVRERCPSVRWVLVVEPEDVDGTVPWETTLAAGAERYAADPGPVEARLAAVAPDDVALFIYTSGTTGNPKGAMLSHANLLWAIDSLADVVSMSGRDELLSFLPLSHIVERLISVTAPLRFGYTVSFTENLDTVLTNLQEIRPTVFFAVPRIWEKLHSLVELHMKDANPIKRVAYGAALGAARGGNPLGVALAQLAVLRLLRLRLGLDRVRIAISGAAPIAPEIIAYFRTLGVDVREGFGLTESTGLIAIHRGDGRLGTVGRPFKGVEVRIADDGEILSRSPGNFLGYHKDPAATEEALAGGWLRTGDVGALDDDGQLRITDRKKDILITAGGKNIAPQKIENQLKSSAYINDAVVIGDRRKYLTALLVLDEDNVTFWAAEKQLSYSTYTDLASNPEVRELIEGEVQRVNATLARVETIKRFAILPKRLYHEDGEVTATLKVKRSSVARKYADLIEEMYA; encoded by the coding sequence ATGCCTGACACCCACGTGAGCGCGCACGACCACGCCGTAGCGCGCGGCGCATGGGGCGCACCGGACGCGCGTAGCGTCCCGGCGCTCCTGCGCGCACGCGCCGATGACCCCGGCACCGCCCTGCGCGTCAAACGCCTCGGGCTCTGGGAGAAGATCAGTTGGGCCGAGTACGCGCGGCGCGTCAACGCCCTCGCACGCGAGCTGATCCACCTCGGGCTCGAGCGGGGCGAGCGCGTGGCGATCCTCTGCGAGAACCGGCCTGAATGGCTCATCGCGGACCTCGCCGTCCAGACTGCCGGGGGCGCCACCGTCGGCGTCTACACGACGAGCAGCCCCGAGCAGCTCGCCTATCACGTCAACCATTCGGACTCCGTCGGCCTCGTCCTCGAGGACGCCGAACAGCTCGAGAAGTGGCTCGCGGTGCGCGAGAGGTGCCCGAGCGTGCGCTGGGTGCTCGTTGTCGAGCCGGAGGACGTGGACGGCACCGTCCCTTGGGAAACGACGCTGGCGGCGGGCGCGGAGCGCTACGCGGCCGACCCGGGGCCGGTCGAGGCCCGCCTGGCAGCCGTGGCGCCGGACGATGTCGCACTCTTCATCTACACGTCCGGCACGACCGGCAACCCCAAGGGCGCCATGTTGTCGCACGCCAACCTCCTCTGGGCCATCGACTCGCTGGCCGACGTCGTGTCCATGTCCGGGCGCGACGAGCTCCTCTCCTTCCTGCCCCTCTCGCATATCGTCGAGCGGCTCATCAGCGTGACGGCGCCCTTGCGGTTCGGCTATACCGTGTCGTTCACGGAGAACCTCGATACCGTGCTGACCAACCTGCAGGAGATCCGCCCCACGGTCTTCTTCGCCGTGCCGCGCATCTGGGAGAAGCTCCACTCGCTCGTCGAGCTGCACATGAAGGACGCGAACCCGATCAAGCGCGTGGCCTACGGCGCGGCGCTCGGGGCCGCGCGCGGGGGCAACCCGCTGGGGGTGGCGCTCGCGCAGCTCGCCGTGCTGCGGCTACTGAGGCTGAGGCTCGGCCTCGACCGCGTGCGCATCGCCATCTCGGGCGCCGCGCCGATCGCGCCGGAGATCATCGCCTACTTCCGGACGCTTGGCGTCGACGTGCGCGAGGGCTTCGGCCTGACCGAGTCGACGGGCCTCATAGCCATCCACCGCGGCGACGGGCGGCTCGGCACGGTCGGGCGGCCGTTCAAGGGCGTCGAGGTGCGCATAGCCGATGACGGCGAGATCCTGAGCCGCAGCCCCGGCAACTTCCTCGGCTACCACAAGGACCCGGCCGCCACGGAGGAGGCGCTCGCGGGCGGCTGGCTGCGCACGGGCGACGTCGGCGCGCTCGACGACGACGGCCAGCTGCGCATCACGGACCGCAAGAAGGACATCCTCATCACCGCGGGCGGCAAGAACATCGCCCCGCAGAAGATCGAGAACCAGCTCAAGTCCTCGGCGTACATCAACGACGCCGTCGTGATCGGCGACCGCCGCAAGTACCTCACGGCGCTGCTCGTGCTCGACGAGGACAACGTCACGTTCTGGGCGGCAGAGAAGCAGCTCTCCTACTCGACTTACACGGACCTGGCGAGCAACCCGGAGGTGCGCGAGCTCATCGAGGGCGAGGTGCAGCGCGTGAACGCGACGCTCGCGCGCGTCGAGACCATCAAGAGGTTCGCCATCCTGCCCAAGCGGCTCTACCACGAGGACGGCGAGGTGACCGCGACCCTGAAGGTGAAGCGCTCGAGCGTCGCCCGCAAGTACGCGGACCTGATCGAGGAGATGTATGCCTGA
- a CDS encoding flavodoxin produces the protein MTTQADPQTHRREPRVMVVYATMFGATEEVAETVSHALAAELDAEVQCRDAGWLDFAELEDQDLIVIGSCTWNIGQLPSDWEARLQELAQRDLRGKLVALFGTGDARGYPDTYLDALDAIAKAATAAGATLIGEWSTAGYRFAGSLALRGSNFVGLALDQDNDDDLTDARIGVWCAQLANEVERAGRSSTPVTGIVASECLTPT, from the coding sequence GTGACGACGCAAGCAGACCCTCAGACCCACCGGCGCGAACCGCGCGTCATGGTCGTTTACGCCACCATGTTCGGCGCCACCGAGGAGGTGGCTGAGACCGTGAGCCACGCCCTCGCCGCGGAGCTCGACGCTGAGGTGCAGTGCCGCGACGCCGGCTGGCTGGACTTCGCGGAGCTCGAGGACCAGGACCTGATCGTCATAGGCTCCTGCACCTGGAACATCGGGCAGCTGCCCAGCGACTGGGAGGCCCGCCTCCAAGAGCTCGCCCAGCGCGACCTGCGCGGCAAGCTCGTGGCCCTCTTCGGCACGGGCGACGCGCGCGGCTACCCGGACACGTACCTCGACGCGCTCGACGCCATCGCCAAGGCGGCCACGGCGGCCGGTGCGACCCTGATAGGCGAGTGGTCGACGGCCGGCTACCGCTTCGCCGGCTCGCTCGCCCTGCGCGGCAGCAACTTCGTCGGCCTCGCGCTCGACCAGGACAACGACGACGACCTCACCGACGCGCGCATCGGCGTCTGGTGCGCGCAGTTGGCCAACGAGGTCGAGCGGGCGGGTCGGTCGTCCACACCAGTGACAGGTATAGTCGCGTCAGAATGCCTGACACCCACGTGA
- a CDS encoding lactate racemase domain-containing protein produces MENSDRRRAAAAGAPSTSSGPPDGLSVALVAEPGAVLDAEQVLTSLNAGLAGRFTDQRVLVLIPDHTRTVPLPLLFRGAMRALDDAAAVTFMVALGTHVPLADDHLLRLVGLTAEEKARDYPGVRIVNHAWYEPDTLVSIGTLTQARVKEIAGERWHPTLGGDVDVRLNRAAVESDHVLIIGPTFPHEVVGYSGGAKYLFPGISGHDMINVTHWLGALAGVRGTIGIKDTPVRAMIHAAAELLSTPVTLAAVVVEGKDLAGVFIGDVYRAWSAAADLSSARHVRWVDRPFERVLSCAPPMYEELWTAGKAMYKLEPALAEGGELIIYAPHLSEISAVHGEHIEAIGYHVLEYFLKQWDRFADVPLGVLAHSTHVRGDGRFADGVEYPRAKVTLASRVPPEKCAELALGYLDPATIDPADWIGREDEGVLYVAKAGETLYRHKG; encoded by the coding sequence ATGGAGAACTCAGACCGAAGACGAGCCGCCGCCGCAGGCGCTCCTTCCACGAGCTCCGGCCCGCCCGACGGCCTGAGCGTAGCGCTGGTGGCCGAGCCCGGGGCAGTGCTGGACGCAGAGCAGGTGCTCACCTCACTGAACGCCGGCCTCGCCGGCAGGTTCACTGACCAGCGCGTCCTGGTCCTGATCCCCGACCACACGCGCACGGTGCCGCTCCCCCTCCTCTTCAGGGGCGCCATGCGCGCGCTGGACGACGCAGCGGCGGTCACGTTCATGGTCGCGCTCGGCACCCACGTGCCGCTCGCCGACGACCACTTGCTGCGCCTCGTCGGCCTCACCGCCGAGGAGAAGGCGCGCGACTACCCCGGCGTGCGTATCGTCAACCATGCGTGGTACGAGCCGGACACCCTCGTGAGCATCGGCACGCTCACGCAGGCGCGCGTCAAGGAGATCGCCGGCGAGCGCTGGCACCCGACGCTCGGCGGCGACGTGGACGTGCGCCTCAACCGGGCGGCCGTGGAGAGCGACCACGTGCTCATCATCGGCCCGACCTTCCCGCACGAGGTCGTCGGCTACTCCGGCGGCGCCAAGTACCTGTTCCCGGGCATCAGCGGCCACGACATGATCAACGTCACCCACTGGCTCGGCGCGCTGGCGGGCGTCAGGGGCACCATCGGCATCAAGGACACGCCCGTCAGGGCCATGATCCACGCCGCCGCCGAGCTCCTGAGCACGCCGGTGACGCTCGCGGCCGTCGTGGTCGAGGGCAAGGACCTCGCCGGCGTGTTCATCGGCGACGTCTATCGCGCCTGGTCGGCCGCCGCCGACCTGTCGAGCGCACGCCACGTGCGCTGGGTCGACCGCCCGTTCGAGCGCGTGCTCTCCTGCGCCCCACCCATGTACGAGGAGCTGTGGACGGCCGGCAAGGCGATGTACAAGCTCGAGCCCGCCCTTGCTGAAGGCGGCGAGCTGATCATCTACGCGCCGCACCTGAGCGAGATCAGCGCGGTGCACGGCGAGCACATCGAGGCCATCGGCTACCACGTCCTGGAGTACTTCCTGAAGCAGTGGGACCGGTTCGCGGACGTCCCGCTCGGGGTCCTCGCCCACTCGACGCACGTGCGGGGCGACGGCCGCTTCGCGGACGGGGTCGAGTACCCGCGCGCCAAGGTCACGCTGGCCTCGCGCGTCCCACCGGAGAAGTGCGCCGAGCTCGCCCTCGGTTACCTCGACCCGGCCACGATCGACCCCGCCGACTGGATCGGCAGGGAGGACGAGGGCGTCCTGTACGTGGCCAAGGCGGGGGAGACCCTCTACCGCCACAAGGGTTAG
- a CDS encoding gluconokinase: protein MGHAVVVMGVSGSGKSTVGAELARLLGATFVDGDDLHPASNKAKMAAGTPLTDEDRWPWLERVEATLAGGLVGGSVGAGASAGGGAALEADAAATALGAAGDGATGRGVVVACSALRRVYRDVLRGAGPGVRFVYLEVDRAEIEERLGRRHGHFFPPALVASQFATLEVPAVAEEPDVIALAPHGSARGLALAAQAALLGAD from the coding sequence GTGGGTCACGCCGTGGTCGTCATGGGCGTGTCCGGCTCCGGGAAGAGCACCGTCGGCGCCGAGCTGGCACGCCTCCTGGGCGCCACCTTCGTCGACGGCGACGACCTGCACCCGGCGTCCAACAAGGCGAAGATGGCGGCCGGCACCCCGTTGACGGACGAGGACAGGTGGCCGTGGCTCGAGCGCGTCGAGGCGACGCTGGCTGGCGGGTTGGTGGGCGGGTCGGTTGGAGCCGGCGCGTCGGCGGGCGGCGGGGCTGCGCTGGAGGCCGATGCCGCCGCAACCGCCCTGGGGGCCGCTGGCGACGGTGCTACCGGCCGCGGCGTCGTCGTGGCCTGCAGCGCGCTGCGGCGCGTCTACCGCGACGTGCTGCGCGGGGCGGGGCCCGGGGTCCGCTTCGTCTACCTCGAGGTAGACCGAGCCGAGATCGAGGAGCGCCTCGGCCGGCGGCACGGCCACTTCTTCCCACCGGCGCTCGTGGCTTCCCAGTTCGCCACCCTCGAGGTGCCGGCGGTCGCCGAGGAGCCCGACGTCATCGCGTTGGCGCCGCACGGTTCGGCGCGCGGCCTCGCGCTCGCGGCCCAGGCCGCGCTCCTAGGGGCAGACTGA
- a CDS encoding HU family DNA-binding protein, with the protein MSKADLVAEVAEATGQSKKAVKETMDSLLASMTSSISKGNKVTLTGFGTFEVRKRKARTGVKPGTTEKIKIPASQYPAFKAGKSLKDTVSGKKPTAKKAPAKAAAKKK; encoded by the coding sequence GTGAGCAAAGCCGACCTCGTCGCCGAAGTCGCGGAAGCCACCGGTCAGTCGAAGAAGGCCGTCAAGGAGACGATGGATTCTCTCCTCGCTTCCATGACCTCCAGCATCTCCAAGGGCAACAAGGTCACGCTGACCGGCTTCGGCACGTTCGAGGTCCGCAAGCGCAAGGCCCGCACCGGCGTCAAGCCCGGCACGACCGAGAAGATCAAGATCCCGGCCAGCCAGTACCCCGCCTTCAAGGCCGGCAAGAGCCTGAAGGACACCGTGAGCGGCAAGAAGCCCACCGCCAAGAAGGCCCCGGCCAAGGCGGCCGCCAAGAAGAAGTAA
- a CDS encoding SLC13 family permease — translation MAGATLTVFLILGCAVALFVSDRVRLDMVALLVVLALILTGVLTPRQALAGFADPLVVMIAGLFVVSFALVNTGLAGAVGRLLGRVAGRSEAAMVVATMLATGLLSGFMSSTGTVAVMLPIAAAMAWRAKVSPSKLLMPVAYAALVGGMLTLIATPPNLVVSQALEGAGRAPFGFFRFTPLGLAMLAVATAYMAFVGRRLLPAAAPSTPGDAGRVRADDLSAVAERFGLTARLKRLTLAPGSPVIGSSLGALAWPERHGVRVLAVDTEPEAVRSGRRSRRHLGHSKRLGPATELSEGDRVLLQGGPDGLAAAASEAGAPLETVDGLEGTVPANLAFAEVLLTPRSGWLGRTLAELRFRERFRVQVVALRRGQEQVTEGSGELRLAETSLRFGDTLLVQGTLAAIARLEGERLDAVVLSEAGGERLAPRRRLAPVAAVIMLLMLVSMSAGWLEPVVAVMLAAVALVGTRCLSAEEAYRSIQWQSVVLIAGMLPLATAFELTGGVRLVADGMVAAFGGSGELVLLAGIYLLTASLGQLMSNTATAVLLAPVALGAATTVGVAPEGALMMVALASAASFCTPMATPVNTLVVGPGAYRFVDFVRVGLPLQLLMAAVGLVLIPWLF, via the coding sequence ATGGCAGGCGCCACGTTGACCGTCTTCTTGATCCTCGGCTGCGCCGTAGCGCTCTTCGTCTCGGACAGGGTGAGGCTCGACATGGTCGCCCTGCTCGTCGTCCTGGCCCTGATCCTCACGGGCGTGCTCACGCCGCGCCAGGCGCTCGCGGGGTTCGCCGACCCGCTCGTCGTGATGATCGCCGGCCTCTTCGTCGTGTCCTTCGCCTTGGTGAACACGGGGCTGGCCGGGGCGGTGGGCAGGCTGCTAGGGCGTGTCGCCGGCCGCTCCGAGGCCGCCATGGTGGTGGCGACCATGCTCGCGACCGGCCTCCTCTCGGGCTTCATGAGCTCTACCGGCACGGTGGCCGTCATGCTGCCGATCGCCGCCGCCATGGCGTGGCGGGCGAAGGTCAGCCCGAGCAAGCTCCTCATGCCGGTGGCGTACGCGGCGCTCGTCGGCGGCATGCTGACGCTGATCGCCACCCCGCCGAACCTCGTCGTCTCGCAGGCGCTCGAGGGCGCAGGCCGGGCGCCCTTCGGCTTCTTCCGGTTCACGCCGCTTGGGTTGGCGATGCTCGCGGTCGCCACGGCCTACATGGCCTTCGTGGGGCGGCGCCTGCTGCCGGCTGCCGCTCCGTCCACGCCGGGCGACGCGGGTCGGGTCAGGGCGGACGACCTGAGCGCGGTGGCGGAGCGCTTCGGGCTCACTGCCAGGCTCAAGCGGCTGACGCTCGCACCCGGCTCGCCCGTCATCGGCTCGAGCCTCGGGGCGCTCGCCTGGCCGGAGCGCCACGGCGTGCGGGTCCTGGCGGTCGACACCGAGCCGGAGGCGGTGCGGAGCGGCCGCCGGTCGCGCCGCCACCTCGGCCACTCCAAGCGCCTGGGTCCTGCCACGGAGCTGAGCGAGGGCGACCGCGTGCTCCTGCAGGGCGGTCCGGACGGCCTGGCCGCTGCCGCGTCCGAGGCGGGCGCACCGCTCGAGACGGTCGACGGGCTCGAGGGCACCGTGCCGGCGAACCTCGCCTTCGCCGAGGTCCTGCTCACCCCGCGGTCAGGCTGGCTCGGTAGGACGCTCGCCGAACTCCGTTTCCGCGAACGGTTCCGGGTCCAGGTCGTGGCTCTGCGGCGCGGCCAGGAGCAGGTGACGGAGGGCAGCGGTGAGCTGCGCCTGGCGGAGACGAGCCTGCGCTTCGGCGACACCCTCCTGGTGCAGGGCACCCTGGCGGCCATCGCGAGGCTCGAGGGCGAGCGCCTCGACGCGGTGGTGCTCAGCGAGGCCGGCGGCGAGCGCCTCGCCCCCAGGCGGCGCCTCGCCCCTGTCGCGGCCGTCATCATGCTGCTCATGCTCGTCAGCATGTCGGCCGGCTGGCTCGAGCCTGTCGTGGCCGTCATGCTGGCGGCCGTGGCCTTGGTGGGCACGCGTTGCCTCTCGGCCGAGGAGGCCTACCGCTCCATCCAGTGGCAGTCGGTCGTGCTCATCGCCGGCATGCTGCCGTTGGCGACGGCGTTCGAGCTGACCGGCGGCGTGCGGCTCGTCGCCGACGGGATGGTCGCCGCGTTCGGCGGGTCGGGCGAGCTGGTCCTGTTGGCCGGCATCTACCTCCTGACGGCGAGCCTCGGCCAGCTCATGTCCAACACGGCCACCGCCGTGCTGCTCGCCCCTGTCGCCCTCGGCGCCGCTACCACGGTCGGCGTCGCGCCGGAAGGCGCGCTGATGATGGTGGCGCTCGCGTCGGCGGCGTCGTTCTGCACGCCGATGGCGACGCCGGTCAACACCCTCGTCGTGGGGCCGGGGGCGTACCGCTTCGTCGACTTCGTGAGGGTCGGTCTGCCGCTCCAGCTCCTGATGGCGGCGGTCGGACTGGTGCTCATCCCGTGGCTGTTCTAG